In a single window of the Motilibacter peucedani genome:
- a CDS encoding sulfite exporter TauE/SafE family protein, translated as MSAAHLALLVAAGVGAGLAGSVTGLASLVSYPALLATGLSPVSANVTNTAALVFSGVGATLGSRPELAGQRTRVLRLCAASATGGVLGGALLLLTPEGGFERTVPWLIGLASVSILLRPVRLARAVAHPGHTDGRAVQAAVLAVAIYGGYFGAGAGVVLLALLLAVTGEPLPRSNAVKNVVLGVSNAVAAVAFAVFGPVDWSAVVPLALGFLAGGRLGPVVVRRAPAGALRTVIGLAGIALAVRLGVQAYG; from the coding sequence GTGTCCGCCGCCCACCTCGCGCTGCTCGTGGCGGCGGGGGTGGGCGCCGGGCTCGCCGGCAGCGTGACCGGCCTCGCCTCGCTGGTGAGCTACCCCGCCCTGCTCGCGACCGGCCTCTCACCGGTCAGCGCCAACGTCACCAACACCGCGGCGCTCGTCTTCAGCGGCGTGGGCGCGACCCTCGGGTCGCGCCCGGAGCTGGCCGGGCAGCGTACGCGCGTGCTGCGGCTCTGCGCGGCGTCCGCGACCGGCGGCGTGCTGGGCGGGGCCCTGCTGCTGCTCACCCCGGAGGGCGGCTTCGAGCGCACCGTCCCGTGGCTCATCGGGCTGGCCTCGGTCTCGATCCTGCTGCGGCCGGTGCGGCTCGCTCGTGCGGTGGCGCATCCGGGTCACACCGACGGACGAGCCGTGCAGGCCGCTGTGCTCGCGGTGGCCATCTACGGCGGCTACTTCGGTGCCGGTGCAGGCGTCGTGCTGCTTGCCCTCCTGCTCGCGGTGACCGGTGAGCCGCTGCCGCGCTCGAACGCGGTCAAGAACGTCGTGCTGGGCGTGTCGAACGCGGTCGCGGCCGTCGCCTTCGCCGTCTTCGGTCCCGTCGACTGGTCTGCAGTGGTGCCCCTGGCTCTCGGCTTCCTCGCGGGCGGCCGGCTGGGGCCGGTGGTCGTACGCCGTGCGCCGGCGGGCGCGCTGCGTACGGTCATTGGCCTGGCCGGGATCGCGCTCGCCGTACGGCTCGGAGTGCAGGCGTACGGCTGA
- the map gene encoding type I methionyl aminopeptidase codes for MIEILDPAQLPRARAVGALVATILQTAKARCQVGTNLLDIDAWTRSMIEDAGAESCYVDYAPSFGRGPFGHYICTSVNDAVLHGLPHDYAVVDGDLVTLDLAVSLDGVVADSAVSFVVGQGRPEDTAMITATREALAAGIAAARPGARVGDLSHAIGTVLRAAGYPVNTEFGGHGVGSTMHQDPHVPNDGRPGRGFKLRPGLLLALEPWVMADTATLVTDADGWTLRSATGARTAHSEHTVAITRDGAEVLTLPPAA; via the coding sequence GTGATCGAGATCCTCGACCCGGCCCAGCTGCCGCGCGCCCGGGCGGTCGGCGCGCTCGTCGCCACCATCCTCCAGACGGCGAAGGCTCGCTGCCAGGTCGGCACCAACCTGCTCGACATCGACGCGTGGACGCGCTCGATGATCGAGGACGCCGGCGCGGAGTCCTGCTACGTCGACTACGCGCCGTCGTTCGGTCGCGGACCGTTCGGCCACTACATCTGCACCTCGGTCAACGACGCCGTCCTCCACGGCCTGCCCCACGACTACGCGGTCGTCGACGGCGACCTGGTGACCCTCGACCTCGCGGTCTCGCTCGACGGCGTCGTGGCCGACTCGGCCGTCAGCTTCGTCGTGGGCCAGGGACGACCGGAGGACACCGCGATGATCACGGCCACCCGGGAAGCGCTGGCCGCAGGCATCGCCGCAGCACGGCCGGGCGCCCGCGTCGGCGACCTCTCGCACGCCATCGGCACGGTGCTCCGCGCCGCCGGCTACCCCGTCAACACCGAGTTCGGCGGCCACGGCGTGGGCTCGACGATGCACCAGGACCCGCACGTGCCCAACGACGGCCGGCCCGGCCGGGGCTTCAAGCTCCGCCCGGGACTGCTGCTCGCGCTGGAGCCCTGGGTCATGGCGGACACGGCCACGCTGGTGACCGACGCCGACGGCTGGACGCTGCGCAGCGCGACCGGTGCCCGCACCGCCCACAGCGAGCACACGGTCGCCATCACGCGCGACGGCGCGGAGGTGCTCACGCTGCCCCCGGCAGCGTGA
- a CDS encoding helix-turn-helix domain-containing protein: MVRLPLTPAEVERGRRLGALLRGARGDRPLVATALDAGVSPETLRKIESGRVATPAFSTVAAVARVLGLSLDALWTELHTPAAPSDVRQPVEGASDRLVS, translated from the coding sequence ATGGTGCGACTCCCGCTCACCCCCGCGGAGGTCGAGCGCGGGCGGCGTCTCGGCGCCCTGCTGCGCGGCGCCCGGGGGGACCGGCCGCTGGTGGCGACGGCGCTGGATGCGGGCGTCTCGCCCGAGACGCTGCGCAAGATCGAGTCAGGCCGCGTGGCGACCCCCGCGTTCTCCACCGTCGCCGCCGTCGCCCGGGTGCTGGGCCTGTCGCTCGACGCGCTCTGGACCGAGCTGCACACCCCGGCGGCACCGTCGGACGTGCGGCAGCCGGTCGAGGGTGCGAGCGACCGCCTGGTGTCCTGA
- a CDS encoding SRPBCC domain-containing protein, protein MVAREGTAVGLGSIERRVHVDASPDVVFEVVSDPVHVQQWWPDEAHYDSTPGSPGDIVFGKAGERVVVGFEVVEVLPPRRFSFRWTQPAGEPAAIGNSFLVTFELEPAGDGTLLHMTETGFRERGWEAAVLEETYRDHEHGWDHHLARLAPYVAARLAGAR, encoded by the coding sequence ATGGTTGCGAGAGAGGGGACAGCAGTGGGGCTGGGATCGATCGAGCGGCGCGTGCACGTCGACGCATCACCCGACGTGGTGTTCGAGGTGGTCAGCGACCCCGTCCACGTGCAGCAGTGGTGGCCCGACGAGGCCCACTACGACAGCACGCCGGGCAGCCCCGGCGACATCGTGTTCGGCAAGGCGGGGGAGCGGGTGGTGGTCGGCTTCGAGGTCGTGGAAGTGCTGCCACCACGCCGGTTCTCCTTCCGGTGGACTCAGCCGGCAGGGGAGCCGGCCGCCATCGGCAACTCGTTCCTCGTCACCTTCGAGCTCGAGCCCGCCGGCGACGGGACCCTGCTGCACATGACCGAGACCGGGTTCCGCGAGCGCGGCTGGGAGGCCGCAGTGCTCGAGGAGACCTACCGCGACCACGAGCACGGGTGGGACCACCACCTCGCACGGCTGGCGCCCTACGTCGCCGCCCGACTCGCGGGTGCGCGGTGA
- a CDS encoding ArsR/SmtB family transcription factor, translated as MTVAVDDRLWSAVGDPTRRRMLDLLLAAGGGTATTLSAQLPVTRQAVAKHLVVLDRAGLVHATTAGREKHYHVDSAQLERAVAQLAEVGATWDRRLRRIQQIAEAVATSTRKDAHDG; from the coding sequence GTGACGGTCGCCGTCGACGACCGGTTGTGGTCTGCAGTGGGCGACCCGACCCGACGCCGGATGCTCGACCTGCTGCTGGCAGCAGGAGGCGGCACCGCGACCACCCTGAGCGCCCAGCTCCCGGTGACGCGGCAGGCGGTGGCCAAGCACCTGGTGGTGCTCGACCGCGCCGGTCTCGTCCACGCCACGACGGCAGGTCGGGAGAAGCACTACCACGTCGACTCAGCGCAGCTCGAGCGCGCCGTCGCTCAGCTGGCCGAGGTCGGCGCCACGTGGGACCGGCGACTGCGCCGGATCCAGCAGATCGCCGAGGCGGTCGCGACGAGCACGAGGAAGGACGCGCACGATGGCTGA
- a CDS encoding SRPBCC family protein, with product MADILHRIGVEGSTPQAVYEAITTMDGLSGWWAEKTTGSTEVGGVVEFRFRPGGFDMQVVELEPGSHVRWLVVDGPAEWVGTHVDWRLRQDGDFTIVLFRHEGWREPVEFMSHCSTKWATYLLSLKQLLETGTGAPDPRDLQISDWH from the coding sequence ATGGCTGACATCCTGCACCGCATCGGAGTCGAAGGGTCGACACCGCAGGCGGTCTACGAGGCGATCACCACGATGGACGGGCTGTCCGGCTGGTGGGCGGAGAAGACGACCGGGTCGACCGAGGTCGGCGGCGTGGTCGAGTTCCGGTTCCGTCCCGGCGGGTTCGACATGCAGGTCGTCGAGCTCGAGCCCGGCAGCCACGTCCGTTGGCTGGTCGTCGACGGGCCGGCCGAGTGGGTCGGTACGCACGTCGACTGGCGGCTGCGGCAGGACGGCGACTTCACCATCGTCCTGTTCAGGCACGAGGGCTGGCGTGAGCCGGTCGAGTTCATGAGCCACTGCAGCACGAAGTGGGCGACCTACCTGCTCAGCCTCAAGCAGCTGCTCGAGACGGGGACGGGCGCGCCCGACCCTCGCGACCTGCAGATCAGCGACTGGCACTAG
- a CDS encoding HNH endonuclease signature motif containing protein produces MRRSARSSTRSKRRPCLRWTRGRPTGSTPRPPPRRGCGTPAASRGRAARTRLSRARTCAELPKTATALAAAEIDAAHVDALTRGRCKLGTPTMEQAEDTLLGLARTSSPDQLRLAVDRLVQVVDPDETATARAERQRALRHLNITPGFDGTWTLSGLLDPADGALVQAAFDACSGRQALPDGSPDPRTKAQRTADTLVQFAATALATGQAPTVGGVAPHLSLVLDLPTLRAELTAAAGAGVGGGGGSAAAAAAGLAASGLAALVGRSFGPAALARLTCACDLTPVIVSEWGEPLALGREIRLAPKSHVKAAWVRDGGCITPGCENRTVQVHHIKHWARDSGPTDLVNECLLCERCHHLVHGDGWTVEPDPARPGLFQIRSPRGGPPTPAVHALTATPAPPSPCPSPATRTSASR; encoded by the coding sequence TTGCGGCGGTCCGCGCGAAGCTCGACGCGCTCGAAGCGGCGACCCTGTCTACGGTGGACGCGCGGGAGGCCTACCGGCTCGACGCCGCGCCCTCCACCGCGGCGTGGCTGCGGCACACCAGCTGCGTCTCGAGGCCGCGCCGCCCGGACCCGGCTGTCCCGGGCCCGCACCTGCGCGGAGCTGCCGAAGACCGCCACCGCCCTGGCCGCCGCGGAGATCGACGCCGCGCACGTCGACGCCCTCACCCGCGGCCGCTGCAAGCTCGGCACTCCTACCATGGAGCAGGCAGAGGACACCCTGCTCGGGCTGGCCCGCACCTCCAGCCCGGACCAGCTCCGCCTCGCCGTCGATCGGCTCGTGCAGGTCGTCGACCCCGACGAGACCGCCACCGCGCGCGCCGAACGCCAGCGCGCGCTGCGCCACCTGAACATCACCCCCGGGTTCGACGGCACGTGGACCCTGTCCGGGTTGCTCGACCCCGCCGACGGCGCCCTGGTTCAGGCCGCGTTCGACGCCTGCTCCGGGCGCCAGGCCCTGCCCGACGGCAGCCCCGACCCGCGCACCAAGGCCCAACGCACCGCCGACACCCTCGTCCAGTTCGCCGCCACCGCCCTCGCCACCGGCCAGGCCCCGACCGTCGGCGGGGTCGCCCCGCACCTGAGCCTCGTGCTCGACCTGCCCACCCTGCGCGCCGAACTCACTGCGGCAGCCGGCGCCGGGGTCGGTGGCGGCGGTGGCAGTGCGGCGGCGGCTGCGGCCGGGCTCGCGGCGAGCGGGCTCGCGGCCCTGGTCGGGCGCTCGTTCGGCCCTGCTGCGCTCGCACGGCTCACCTGCGCCTGCGACCTCACCCCGGTGATCGTGAGCGAGTGGGGCGAGCCGCTCGCCCTCGGCCGGGAGATACGCCTCGCCCCGAAGTCGCACGTCAAGGCCGCGTGGGTCCGTGACGGCGGGTGCATCACCCCCGGCTGCGAGAACCGCACCGTCCAGGTCCACCACATCAAGCACTGGGCCCGCGACTCCGGCCCCACCGACCTGGTCAACGAGTGCCTGCTCTGCGAACGCTGCCACCACCTCGTCCACGGGGACGGCTGGACCGTCGAACCCGACCCCGCCAGACCCGGCCTGTTCCAGATCCGCTCACCCCGGGGCGGGCCACCCACACCAGCAGTCCACGCCCTGACCGCAACCCCGGCGCCACCCTCCCCCTGCCCTTCACCAGCGACGAGGACTAGTGCCAGTCGCTGA
- a CDS encoding VanZ family protein, which yields MTDLRSRAAQRLATAALCAYLLVLAGAAFLPLPGPPVPGASHDAPSANLHLHRPDLLGGWETERNVLMTVPLGLLLPLVVRRRYEQLLLVCVAVPVAIETGQLLGSLAVGRAWRSFDVDDILNNTVGGVLGLAATGAALALTGTRRLPALLPAHRFVAGAAAAALLGWAAFATLVGASPADGDTCSHPATRPVTRLTNGVVAYAVAGGSLCVVTADGTSSVPADSEPTVLSYESDGDSVVSAVGVTRPDSGPAVAPDGSPVHPEPVDGSPLLVWATGR from the coding sequence GTGACCGACCTGCGTTCCCGCGCCGCGCAGCGACTGGCGACCGCTGCCCTGTGCGCCTACCTGCTCGTGCTCGCCGGCGCTGCCTTCCTTCCGCTGCCCGGGCCGCCGGTGCCGGGCGCCTCGCACGACGCCCCGAGCGCCAACCTGCACCTGCACCGGCCCGACCTGCTCGGCGGGTGGGAGACCGAGCGCAACGTGCTGATGACCGTCCCGCTCGGTCTGCTGCTGCCGCTGGTCGTGCGCCGGCGCTACGAGCAGCTGCTGCTGGTGTGCGTTGCCGTCCCGGTGGCCATCGAGACCGGCCAGCTGCTCGGGTCGCTCGCGGTCGGCCGTGCCTGGCGCTCGTTCGACGTCGACGACATCCTCAACAACACGGTGGGCGGGGTCCTGGGCCTCGCCGCGACGGGTGCGGCGCTCGCACTGACCGGTACGCGGCGGCTCCCCGCGCTGCTGCCTGCCCACCGGTTCGTGGCCGGGGCCGCAGCCGCCGCTCTGCTCGGCTGGGCGGCGTTCGCGACGCTGGTCGGAGCGTCGCCCGCTGACGGCGACACGTGCTCGCACCCGGCGACGCGGCCGGTCACCCGGCTGACGAACGGCGTCGTCGCGTACGCCGTTGCGGGCGGGTCGCTGTGCGTCGTGACCGCGGACGGCACCTCGAGCGTCCCGGCCGACAGCGAGCCCACCGTCCTGAGCTACGAGAGCGACGGCGACTCCGTCGTGTCCGCCGTCGGCGTCACCCGCCCGGACAGCGGTCCGGCGGTCGCTCCGGACGGAAGCCCTGTGCACCCTGAGCCCGTCGACGGCTCACCGCTGCTGGTCTGGGCGACGGGCCGCTGA
- a CDS encoding VOC family protein — protein MEHVLGIGGLFVRASDPAALGAWYREALGLASDETGVWQQADGPTVVAAFEADTDYFGSLDQRVMLGFRVRDLDAMLAQLRAAGADVAAEVQDMEGVGRFGWVTDPEGNRIELWQPA, from the coding sequence ATGGAGCATGTCCTGGGCATCGGCGGGTTGTTCGTGCGGGCGTCCGACCCGGCTGCGCTGGGCGCGTGGTACCGCGAGGCGCTGGGCCTGGCCAGCGACGAGACCGGCGTCTGGCAGCAGGCCGACGGGCCGACCGTCGTCGCCGCCTTCGAGGCCGACACCGACTACTTCGGCTCGCTCGACCAGCGGGTGATGCTGGGCTTCCGGGTCCGTGATCTGGACGCGATGCTCGCCCAGCTGCGCGCTGCGGGCGCCGACGTCGCCGCCGAGGTGCAGGACATGGAGGGAGTCGGCCGCTTCGGCTGGGTGACCGACCCGGAGGGCAACCGCATCGAGCTGTGGCAGCCTGCCTGA
- the treS gene encoding maltose alpha-D-glucosyltransferase, with amino-acid sequence MRTGSRDELDREARPSGRAGEERRSVDETVEHDASEITYDEQRYPARPQRLRPRAQLRGGGTRRTDWRAADGTNPSYVQWLVSQSMLADADVLSRQLSGQPSMWRNPYARPDARRALRTASVWFTAYPISLVTRAGESFLASLGSDELWQAFQRIGIDAVHTGPVKQAGGITGWQLTPSVDGHFDRISTHIDPVFGTEEEFRRVCEVADSHAGSVIDDIVPGHTGKGADFRLAEMAYEDYPGIYHMVEIPKEDWHLLPDVPEGRDAVNLDAEAEAELAEAGYIIGALQRVIFYAPGVKETNWSATAPVVGVDGTSRRWVYLHYFKQGQPSINWLDPTFAGMRLVIGDALHSLGDLGTHALRLDANGFLGVEKSAEGLPAWSEGHPLSHAANHVIAGMVRKVGGFTFQELNLTIEDIRDTGRVGADLSYDFVNRPAYHHALATGDTEFLRLTLRTSLEVGVDPVGLVHALQNHDELTYELVHWATLHRDDVYRFRGQETTGGQLAETVRADLLRHLTGDAADYNLVFTTNGIACTTASVIAATQGLQTLDAIDDSHVEGIRRAHLLLAMFNAWQPGVFALSGWDLLGMLPVPAEEVRELIATGDTRWVHRGAHDLMEVAPEATTSAAGMPRARSLYGSLPSQLESESSFVSGLRSVLDIRRRFDIAVATQLDVPDVAHPGMLVLVHRLDGGDPSLVDAPIQVTVLNFTGETIEGSVRSSHFTPRHAVTDATTRGEIGWVDDLQSFSVWLGPYAGLFLVLSPEAAQEGVRTV; translated from the coding sequence ATGCGCACCGGGTCGCGGGACGAGCTGGACCGGGAGGCGCGCCCGTCGGGGCGCGCGGGGGAGGAGAGGCGGAGCGTGGACGAGACCGTCGAGCACGACGCGAGCGAGATCACCTACGACGAGCAGCGCTACCCGGCGCGGCCCCAGCGGCTGCGTCCGCGGGCCCAGCTGCGCGGCGGCGGCACCCGGCGCACCGACTGGCGGGCCGCGGACGGCACCAACCCGTCCTACGTGCAGTGGCTCGTCAGCCAGTCGATGCTCGCCGACGCCGACGTCCTGAGCCGCCAGCTCTCCGGCCAGCCCAGCATGTGGCGCAACCCCTACGCCCGCCCCGACGCCCGGCGCGCCCTGCGCACGGCGTCGGTGTGGTTCACCGCGTACCCGATCTCGCTCGTGACCCGCGCGGGGGAGTCGTTCCTCGCCTCGCTCGGGAGCGACGAGCTGTGGCAGGCGTTCCAGCGCATCGGCATCGACGCCGTCCACACCGGCCCGGTCAAGCAGGCGGGCGGCATCACCGGCTGGCAGCTCACGCCCAGCGTCGACGGGCACTTCGACCGCATCAGCACCCACATCGACCCGGTGTTCGGCACAGAGGAGGAGTTCCGGCGGGTCTGCGAGGTCGCCGACTCCCACGCCGGCAGCGTCATCGACGACATCGTGCCCGGCCACACCGGCAAGGGCGCGGACTTCCGCCTGGCCGAGATGGCCTACGAGGACTACCCGGGCATCTACCACATGGTGGAGATCCCGAAGGAGGACTGGCACCTGCTGCCCGACGTCCCGGAGGGCCGCGACGCGGTCAACCTGGACGCCGAGGCGGAGGCCGAGCTCGCGGAGGCGGGATACATCATCGGCGCGCTGCAGCGCGTCATCTTCTACGCGCCGGGCGTCAAGGAGACCAACTGGAGCGCCACGGCGCCGGTGGTGGGGGTCGACGGCACGTCGCGGCGCTGGGTCTACCTGCACTACTTCAAGCAGGGGCAGCCCTCGATCAACTGGCTCGACCCGACCTTCGCCGGCATGCGCCTGGTCATCGGCGACGCGCTGCACTCGCTCGGCGACCTCGGCACCCACGCCCTGCGCCTCGACGCCAACGGCTTCCTCGGCGTCGAGAAGTCGGCGGAGGGGCTGCCGGCGTGGTCGGAGGGCCACCCGCTCTCGCACGCCGCCAACCACGTGATCGCCGGCATGGTGCGCAAGGTGGGCGGCTTCACCTTCCAGGAGCTCAACCTCACCATCGAGGACATCCGCGACACCGGCCGGGTTGGCGCCGACCTCTCCTACGACTTCGTCAACCGACCGGCCTACCACCACGCGCTGGCCACCGGCGACACGGAGTTCCTGCGCCTGACGCTGCGAACCTCCCTCGAGGTCGGGGTCGACCCGGTGGGCCTGGTTCACGCGCTGCAGAACCACGACGAGCTGACCTACGAGCTCGTGCACTGGGCGACCCTGCACCGCGACGACGTCTACCGCTTCCGCGGCCAGGAGACCACGGGTGGCCAGCTGGCCGAGACGGTGCGCGCCGACCTGCTCCGGCACCTGACCGGCGACGCGGCGGACTACAACCTCGTCTTCACCACCAACGGCATCGCGTGCACCACCGCGTCGGTGATCGCCGCCACGCAGGGGCTGCAGACGCTCGACGCCATCGACGACTCCCACGTCGAGGGCATCCGGCGGGCGCACCTGCTGCTCGCGATGTTCAACGCCTGGCAGCCCGGCGTCTTCGCCCTCTCGGGCTGGGACCTGCTGGGCATGCTGCCGGTCCCGGCCGAGGAGGTGCGCGAGCTCATCGCCACCGGCGACACCCGCTGGGTCCACCGCGGCGCGCACGACCTGATGGAGGTCGCGCCCGAGGCGACCACGTCGGCCGCCGGCATGCCGAGAGCCCGCTCGCTGTACGGGTCGCTGCCCTCCCAGCTCGAGTCGGAGTCCTCGTTCGTGTCGGGCCTGCGCTCGGTCCTCGACATCCGCCGCCGCTTCGACATCGCCGTCGCGACCCAGCTCGACGTCCCCGACGTCGCCCACCCGGGGATGCTGGTGCTGGTGCACCGGCTCGACGGCGGCGACCCCTCGCTGGTCGACGCACCGATCCAGGTAACCGTCCTGAACTTCACCGGCGAGACCATCGAGGGCAGCGTGCGGTCGTCGCACTTCACGCCGCGCCACGCCGTCACGGACGCCACCACCCGGGGTGAGATCGGGTGGGTCGACGACCTGCAGAGCTTCAGCGTCTGGCTCGGGCCCTACGCCGGGCTGTTCCTCGTGCTGTCGCCGGAGGCCGCGCAGGAGGGCGTCCGCACCGTCTAG
- a CDS encoding YciI family protein — MGQYAVLIYAPDSAHAPDATAADTESCDEHAEELVAAESMLVAYALTPRSMARSLRPDGTTEGPFVDASHVVAGFYVVEAPDLDAALALARTNPVLREGGGVEVRPVHSGGVVRS; from the coding sequence GTGGGGCAGTACGCCGTCCTGATCTACGCGCCGGACTCGGCGCACGCGCCGGACGCCACGGCCGCCGACACCGAGTCGTGCGACGAGCACGCCGAGGAGCTCGTCGCCGCCGAGTCCATGCTCGTCGCCTACGCGCTGACGCCTCGCTCGATGGCCAGGTCCCTGCGCCCCGACGGCACCACGGAGGGCCCGTTCGTCGACGCCTCCCACGTCGTGGCGGGCTTCTACGTCGTCGAGGCCCCCGACCTGGACGCAGCGCTCGCGCTCGCGCGCACCAATCCGGTGCTGCGCGAGGGCGGCGGCGTCGAGGTCCGCCCGGTGCACAGTGGGGGCGTGGTCCGGAGCTAG
- a CDS encoding ABC transporter ATP-binding protein, with product MLYRLLRTRSAPYSTLLAGVVVLQFVGTLASLYLPRLNADIIDEGIVRGDTGYIVRTGGWMLLVSAVQVVCSVTAVYLGARTAMGMGRDMRAEVFSRIGTFSSREVARFGAPSLITRTTNDVQQVQMVALMFCSMFIAAPIMCVGGIVMALREDVGLSWLVVVAVPVLAGAIGLVIREMVPQFRLMQKRIDVVNRVLREQITGIRVVRAFVREPLETERFGVANDELSRTALRVGRLQARIFPLVLLILNVSSVAVLWFGAPRVDSGAMQVGALTAFLSYLVQILMAVMMATFMLVMIPRAAVCAERITEVLDCETSVVPPSEPVRGGASRGGRLEFRDVEFSYPGAAEPVLRRISFVAEPGTTTAVVGSTGAGKTTLVSLVPRLFDATGGAVLVDGVDVRELELQDLWRRVAIVPQKPYLFTGTVASNVRYGNPDATDEEVWRCLEIAQGKDFVAAMPEGLASPVAQGGTNVSGGQRQRISIARALARRPQVYLFDDSFSALDLGTEARLRAALSEVTAGATVVVVAQRVSSILDADQILVLDDGLLVGRGTHAELLETCETYREIVESQMAVAA from the coding sequence GTGCTGTACCGCTTGCTGCGCACCCGTTCTGCGCCCTACTCGACCCTGTTGGCAGGGGTCGTGGTGCTGCAGTTCGTCGGCACGCTGGCGTCGCTCTACCTGCCGCGGCTCAACGCCGACATCATCGACGAAGGCATCGTGCGCGGCGACACCGGCTACATCGTGCGCACCGGCGGCTGGATGCTGCTGGTCAGTGCGGTGCAGGTCGTCTGCTCGGTGACCGCGGTCTACCTCGGCGCGCGCACCGCCATGGGGATGGGGCGCGACATGCGGGCCGAGGTCTTCTCCCGCATCGGCACCTTCTCGAGCCGCGAGGTGGCGCGCTTCGGAGCGCCCTCGCTGATCACGCGCACCACCAACGACGTGCAGCAGGTGCAGATGGTGGCGCTGATGTTCTGCAGCATGTTCATCGCCGCGCCCATCATGTGCGTCGGCGGCATCGTCATGGCGCTGCGCGAGGACGTCGGCCTCTCGTGGCTGGTGGTCGTCGCGGTGCCGGTCCTCGCGGGTGCCATCGGCCTGGTCATCCGCGAGATGGTGCCGCAGTTCCGCCTCATGCAGAAGCGCATCGACGTGGTCAACCGGGTGCTGCGCGAGCAGATCACCGGCATCCGCGTGGTGCGCGCCTTCGTGCGCGAGCCGCTGGAGACGGAGCGGTTCGGCGTGGCCAACGACGAGCTGTCGCGCACGGCGCTGCGCGTCGGCCGGCTGCAGGCGCGCATCTTCCCGCTGGTGCTGCTGATCCTCAACGTGTCCAGCGTCGCGGTGCTCTGGTTCGGCGCGCCGCGCGTCGACTCGGGCGCGATGCAGGTCGGCGCGCTGACCGCGTTCCTCAGCTACCTCGTGCAGATCCTCATGGCGGTCATGATGGCGACGTTCATGCTCGTCATGATCCCGAGGGCGGCGGTGTGCGCGGAGCGCATCACCGAGGTGCTCGACTGCGAGACCTCCGTCGTGCCCCCCTCCGAGCCCGTACGCGGTGGTGCGTCCCGCGGTGGCCGCCTCGAGTTCAGGGACGTCGAGTTCAGCTACCCCGGCGCCGCGGAGCCGGTGCTGCGCCGCATCTCCTTCGTCGCCGAGCCGGGGACCACGACGGCCGTGGTCGGCAGCACGGGCGCCGGCAAGACGACGCTGGTCTCGCTGGTGCCGAGGCTGTTCGACGCGACCGGGGGAGCTGTGCTGGTCGACGGGGTCGACGTCCGGGAGCTGGAGCTCCAGGACCTCTGGCGACGCGTGGCGATCGTCCCGCAGAAGCCCTACCTCTTCACCGGCACCGTCGCGAGCAACGTGCGCTACGGCAACCCTGACGCGACTGACGAGGAGGTGTGGCGCTGCCTCGAGATCGCCCAGGGCAAGGACTTCGTGGCTGCCATGCCCGAGGGGCTCGCCTCTCCGGTCGCCCAGGGCGGCACCAACGTCTCGGGCGGACAGCGCCAGCGCATCTCCATCGCCCGGGCCCTGGCCCGCCGGCCGCAGGTCTACCTGTTCGACGACTCCTTCTCCGCCCTCGACCTGGGCACCGAAGCGAGGCTGCGCGCCGCGCTCTCCGAGGTGACGGCCGGTGCGACCGTCGTGGTCGTCGCGCAGCGGGTGTCGAGCATCCTCGACGCCGACCAGATCCTCGTGCTGGACGACGGGCTGCTCGTCGGCCGCGGCACGCACGCCGAGCTGCTGGAGACCTGCGAGACCTACCGCGAGATCGTCGAGTCGCAGATGGCGGTGGCCGCGTGA